Genomic segment of Maricaulis maris:
ATCTGGGCACGTGTGGCGGCGACATGGAGAAGGGTCAGCTGCGCGCCGACGTCAATGTCTCGGTCTGCCGTCCCGGCCAGTACGAGAGATTCCGCGAGACCGGCGATTTCTCGCATCTGGGCACGCGCTGCGAGATCAAGAATGTCAATTCGCTGCGCTTCATCCGCCAAGCCATCGAGTACGAAGCCAAGCGCCAGATCGACATCATCGAGGAGGGCGGCACGATCGATCAGGAAACCCGCCTGTTCGACGCCAATACCGGTGTGACCCGCTCGATGCGCTCCAAGGAAGAAGCCCACGACTACCGCTACTTCCCCGATCCTGACCTGCTGCCGCTCGAGCTGCAGCAGTCTTTCGTCGATGATATCAAGGCCAGCCTGCCCGAACTTCCCGACCAGAAGCGCGTGCGTCTGGTTTCCGAGCTCGGCCTGTCGGAGTACGACGCTGCCGTCCTGTCTGCCGACAAGGACCGCGCCGACTATTTCGAGATTGTCGCCGAGGGGCATGACGCCAAGCTGGCCTCCTCCTGGGTCAATAACGAGCTCTATGGCCGCCTCAACAAGGAAGGCCTCGACATCACCGAAAGCCCGGTCTCGGCCGAACAGCTCGGTGGTCTGATCGCGCTGATCTCCGACGACACCATCTCCGGCAAGATCGCCAAGGATGTCTTCGAGATCCTGTGGACCGAGGGCGGCGATCCGGCGAAAATCGTCGAGGAAAAGGGCCTCAAACAGGTCACCGATACCGGCGCCATCGAAGCCGTTATCGACGAGCTCATCGCCGACAATCCCGACCAGGCCGCCCAGGTCAAGGACAAGCCCAAGACGATGGGCTGGTTCGTCGGTCAGGTGATGAAGGCGATGCAAGGGAAGGCCAACCCGCAAGCGGTGAACGAGATTTTGCGGAAGAAGCTGCTGGGGTAATCCCGGACACCGGGATTACCCCCTCATCCGCCCCTCCGGGGCACCTTCTCCCAGGGGAGAAGGAAAGCGTGTGAGCGTGGTCACGTGGGGCATCGGGTTTTCTGAGCTAGTCTGGATAACTCCACTTTCCCTCTCCCTCGGGAGAGGGTGGCCGCAGGCCGGGTGAGGGGAAAATCCCGGAGCTTGCCGCATACCTCTGGCTCCCATCCCTCCAACAATGCTATCCCTCTGAATTCAGGGGAGACACCATTCCATGACCACACCACAGGATGACAGCGCGCTGGGCGAGCTTTTGCCGATCGAGGTGCTTGAGGGGCATGTCCGTGATGCGTGGGAGTGGTTTTTGGCCAGCCTGCTCAATCTGGATGTGGCGATCCAGATGGGCCTCATCCTGGCGGCTTTCATCCCCGCCCTGATTTTCGGACCCCGGTTGCGCGAGGTCGTCGAAAGCCTGACCAAGGGGCGGATCAAGACCGGTCTCGCGCGGCGCCTGCTGACAGCCGCGATTTCGCTGGCGACGCCGCTGGCGCTGATCGCGGTGCTGGCGCTGACCCGGATCGTGCTGGGCGCGCTGGATCAACCCTTCGCACTGGTCGACGCGGCGATGAGCCTGATGACGGCCTGGCTGGTCATCCGCGCCGTGACCCTGATCATCCGCTCGCGCTTCTGGTCCAAGGTCGCCTTCTATGTCGCCTGGCCGGTGGCCGCGCTGGATGTGTTCGGCCTGCTCGACGATGTCGTGGTCCAGCTGCAGGCGTTGGCGATCCCGCTCGGCGAGACCGATGACGGTCAGCCGGTCGACCTGTCGCTGTTCGATATACTGCGCACGATGATCTATTTCGGGGCGTTGTTCTGGCTCGCCTCGATGGCCGGACGGACCGTCAATACCCAGCTTGAACGGACCGAGGAGATCTCGCCGGCCCTGCGCGCCCTGATCGCCAAGGTGCTGGGCGTTGCCCTGCCGGTGATCGCGCTGCTGATCGCCCTGCAGCTGACCGGCTTCAACCTCGCCACGCTGGCGATCTTCTCCGGCGCTGTGGGCATCGGCGTCGGTCTGGGCCTGCAGAAGACCGTCGCCAACTTCGCTGCCGGCTTTACCCTGCTGGCTGACAAGTCGATCAAGCCCGGCGATGCGCTTGAGGTGGATGGCCAGTTCGGCTGGGTGACCGGCATGGAGTCGCGCTATGTCTCCATGCGCACGCGTGATGGCACCGAGCATCTTATCC
This window contains:
- the gatB gene encoding Asp-tRNA(Asn)/Glu-tRNA(Gln) amidotransferase subunit GatB, with the protein product MSDHSYILPGATGDWEVVMGLEIHAQVVSNAKLFSGAATAFGAAPNTQVSLVDAAMPGMLPVINSHVVEQAVKTGLGLNAQINLWSRFDRKNYFYPDLPQGYQISQFQFPIVGEGEIECERDDGSRFTVGIERLHLEQDAGKSIHDLDPNSTYVDLNRSGVALMEIVSRPHIRSPEEASAYVAKLRTILRYLGTCGGDMEKGQLRADVNVSVCRPGQYERFRETGDFSHLGTRCEIKNVNSLRFIRQAIEYEAKRQIDIIEEGGTIDQETRLFDANTGVTRSMRSKEEAHDYRYFPDPDLLPLELQQSFVDDIKASLPELPDQKRVRLVSELGLSEYDAAVLSADKDRADYFEIVAEGHDAKLASSWVNNELYGRLNKEGLDITESPVSAEQLGGLIALISDDTISGKIAKDVFEILWTEGGDPAKIVEEKGLKQVTDTGAIEAVIDELIADNPDQAAQVKDKPKTMGWFVGQVMKAMQGKANPQAVNEILRKKLLG
- a CDS encoding mechanosensitive ion channel family protein, whose protein sequence is MTTPQDDSALGELLPIEVLEGHVRDAWEWFLASLLNLDVAIQMGLILAAFIPALIFGPRLREVVESLTKGRIKTGLARRLLTAAISLATPLALIAVLALTRIVLGALDQPFALVDAAMSLMTAWLVIRAVTLIIRSRFWSKVAFYVAWPVAALDVFGLLDDVVVQLQALAIPLGETDDGQPVDLSLFDILRTMIYFGALFWLASMAGRTVNTQLERTEEISPALRALIAKVLGVALPVIALLIALQLTGFNLATLAIFSGAVGIGVGLGLQKTVANFAAGFTLLADKSIKPGDALEVDGQFGWVTGMESRYVSMRTRDGTEHLIPNEHFIANGVINWSKSDRVVRQHAPFGVSYDTLDLERVQRLAIEAAKTVPRVVAEKDPVCNLMDFGDSSVNFDLRFWISDPENGLSNVRSEVYVAIWKSFHEHAVEFPYPQIDLHVRDLPAGVKKQMMADKPA